Proteins co-encoded in one Pseudomonas fluorescens genomic window:
- a CDS encoding Na/Pi cotransporter family protein, with translation MLTLLNLLSAVALLIWGTHIVRTGILRVYGTNLRHVIGQNMSRRWLAFVAGIVVTAMVQSSNATAMLVTSFVGQGLMALTPALTTMLGADVGTALMARVLTFDLSWLSPLLIFLGVIFFLSRKQTRLGQMGRVAIGLGLIILALQLIVEAAGPITHAKGVKVIFASLTGDILLDALVGALFAMISYSSLAAVLLTATLAGANVISLPVALGLVIGANIGSGVLAFMSTSMQNAAGRQVALGSLLYKLIGLLLIIPVLDPLVHWIDSLDYSPQEMVIGFHLLYNTARCLILLPTVAPMARLCAWLLPERPEVNGTAKPRHLDLTALVTPSLALANAARETLRMGDLIDNLLDATQDVLRGKQTAVTQEVRKLTDDVEALYSAIKLYLAQMPREDLGEQDSRRWAEIIELAINLKLASDLIERMLRKIQQQKTSQRRSFSEDGLEELAGLHSQLIANLRLGLSVFLSGDKESARQLLREKRRFRAQERRLAHAHVSRLQRKIVQSIETSSLHLELIADMKRLNSLFCSSAYAVLETSDTGALAADDMADITHSP, from the coding sequence ATGCTAACCCTGCTCAATCTGCTCTCTGCCGTGGCTCTGCTGATCTGGGGCACGCACATTGTCCGAACCGGCATCCTGCGGGTGTACGGCACCAATCTGCGCCACGTGATCGGTCAGAACATGTCCAGGCGCTGGCTGGCCTTTGTCGCCGGTATCGTCGTCACCGCGATGGTGCAGAGCAGCAACGCCACCGCCATGCTCGTGACGTCCTTTGTCGGTCAGGGCCTGATGGCGCTGACCCCGGCCCTGACTACCATGCTCGGCGCCGACGTCGGTACCGCGCTGATGGCGCGGGTGCTGACGTTCGATCTGTCGTGGCTGTCGCCGCTGCTGATTTTCCTCGGGGTGATTTTCTTTCTGTCGCGCAAACAGACTCGGCTGGGGCAGATGGGCCGTGTGGCCATCGGGCTGGGGCTGATCATTCTGGCGCTGCAATTGATCGTCGAAGCTGCCGGGCCGATCACTCATGCCAAGGGTGTGAAGGTGATTTTCGCCTCGCTGACCGGCGACATTCTCCTCGACGCTCTGGTCGGCGCGTTGTTCGCGATGATTTCCTACTCCAGCCTGGCCGCAGTGCTACTGACGGCGACCCTGGCCGGTGCCAATGTCATCAGCCTGCCGGTGGCGCTCGGTCTGGTGATCGGTGCCAATATCGGCAGCGGTGTGCTGGCATTCATGAGCACCAGCATGCAAAACGCCGCCGGCCGTCAGGTCGCGCTGGGCAGCCTGTTGTACAAGCTGATCGGGCTGCTGCTGATCATCCCGGTGCTAGATCCGCTGGTGCACTGGATCGACAGCCTCGATTACAGCCCTCAGGAAATGGTCATCGGCTTCCATCTGCTCTACAACACTGCGCGCTGCCTGATCCTGCTGCCGACGGTCGCCCCCATGGCGCGGCTGTGCGCCTGGCTGTTGCCGGAGCGTCCGGAGGTCAACGGCACCGCAAAACCGCGTCACCTCGACCTGACCGCCCTGGTCACGCCCAGCCTGGCGCTGGCCAACGCTGCCCGGGAAACCCTGCGCATGGGTGATCTGATCGACAACCTGCTGGACGCCACACAGGATGTGTTGCGTGGCAAGCAGACCGCCGTCACCCAGGAAGTGCGCAAACTGACCGATGACGTCGAAGCACTTTACAGCGCGATCAAGCTGTACCTGGCGCAGATGCCTCGGGAGGATCTCGGCGAGCAGGACAGTCGGCGCTGGGCGGAAATCATTGAACTGGCGATCAACCTCAAGCTTGCCAGCGATCTGATCGAACGCATGTTGCGCAAGATCCAGCAGCAGAAGACCTCGCAGCGCCGGTCATTTTCCGAAGACGGGCTGGAGGAACTGGCCGGGCTGCACAGTCAGTTGATCGCCAACCTGCGGCTGGGCTTGTCGGTGTTTCTCAGTGGCGACAAGGAAAGTGCTCGGCAGTTGTTGCGTGAGAAACGTCGCTTCCGCGCCCAGGAGCGCCGTCTGGCCCATGCCCATGTCAGCCGTTTGCAACGCAAGATCGTGCAAAGTATCGAGACCAGTTCGCTGCACCTTGAGTTGATTGCCGACATGAAACGATTGAATTCGCTGTTCTGCAGCAGCGCCTATGCGGTGCTGGAAACCTCCGATACCGGCGCGCTGGCGGCGGACGATATGGCGGACATCACGCATTCGCCTTGA
- a CDS encoding M16 family metallopeptidase gives MRCLLFACLLLGALPAFALDRFQVEGYALPNGLQLLLKPGTERGHVAIRLVIGVGLDDFDCNEKELPHLLEHLLFSGIDATGEGGLEERMQALGGDWNAFTSNADTTFVIEAPAKNQRKVLDLLLDLLTQTRFDDNAINAAKRVVEREDGGHYTRLRRFLDRQDLGHSASNQLAVELGLKCSQRAEVDGLTREQLDKVRKAWYAPNNMTLIVVGDLDKLLPAYLERAWGALEAVDPSEHRPLPDIRASAAHERTITRGFVGNSAKLHWLVPEPVLDDQYDQTFDLLKEYLEWALYRQLRLNHGLSYGPWAEREVFGGVGFMSLNADLDRGDIAEAEQVLEGLKADLLKNGLDADTFNRIKQAAIAHQAWAVQGNSGMADYYWSALGDYEDGRFADPARELQGVTLDAANKAMRELLLQPGYLRIEKPLLSDDQVVWLIGGGLGAVLLILLGWRLHRRQSVHSD, from the coding sequence ATGCGTTGCCTGTTGTTCGCTTGCCTGTTGCTCGGTGCCCTGCCCGCCTTCGCCCTGGATCGTTTTCAGGTCGAAGGCTATGCGCTGCCCAACGGTTTGCAATTGCTGCTCAAGCCCGGCACCGAGCGTGGACATGTGGCGATCCGGCTGGTGATCGGTGTCGGTCTCGATGATTTCGACTGCAATGAAAAGGAGCTGCCGCACCTGCTCGAACACTTGTTGTTCAGCGGCATAGACGCCACCGGCGAAGGCGGCCTCGAAGAGCGCATGCAGGCACTGGGCGGTGACTGGAACGCCTTCACCAGCAACGCCGACACCACGTTCGTCATCGAAGCCCCGGCGAAAAACCAGCGCAAGGTGCTCGATCTGTTGCTGGATCTGCTGACCCAGACCCGTTTCGACGACAACGCGATCAACGCCGCCAAACGAGTGGTCGAGCGCGAGGATGGCGGCCATTACACCCGCCTGCGGCGCTTTCTCGATCGTCAGGACCTGGGCCACAGCGCGAGCAATCAACTGGCGGTAGAGCTGGGCTTGAAGTGCTCGCAACGGGCCGAAGTCGATGGCCTGACCCGTGAACAGCTGGATAAGGTGCGCAAAGCCTGGTACGCGCCAAACAATATGACCCTGATCGTCGTCGGCGACCTCGACAAGTTGCTGCCGGCCTATCTGGAGCGGGCCTGGGGCGCACTTGAAGCGGTCGACCCGAGCGAACATCGTCCGTTGCCGGACATCCGTGCCAGCGCCGCCCACGAACGCACGATCACACGCGGCTTCGTCGGTAACAGCGCCAAGCTGCACTGGCTGGTGCCGGAGCCGGTGCTGGACGATCAGTACGACCAGACTTTCGATCTGCTCAAGGAATATCTGGAGTGGGCGCTGTACCGCCAATTGCGCCTGAACCACGGTTTGTCCTACGGGCCCTGGGCCGAGCGCGAGGTGTTCGGCGGCGTTGGCTTCATGAGCCTCAACGCCGACCTGGATCGCGGCGATATCGCCGAAGCCGAACAGGTGCTGGAAGGCCTCAAGGCGGACCTGCTGAAAAACGGTCTCGATGCCGACACGTTCAACCGTATCAAGCAAGCAGCCATCGCCCATCAGGCCTGGGCCGTGCAGGGCAACAGCGGCATGGCCGACTATTACTGGAGCGCGCTGGGCGACTACGAAGATGGCCGCTTCGCCGATCCCGCCAGGGAACTGCAAGGGGTCACGCTGGACGCGGCGAACAAGGCCATGCGCGAGTTGCTGTTGCAGCCGGGGTATCTGCGGATCGAGAAGCCGCTGCTCAGTGACGATCAGGTGGTTTGGCTGATCGGCGGCGGATTGGGCGCCGTGTTACTGATCCTGCTCGGCTGGCGCCTGCATAGACGCCAGTCCGTGCATTCAGACTGA
- a CDS encoding DUF5924 family protein — translation MPKLTLLIQRILELMKRYPGVIALGGFISGVGSFILVDRQQGLASWITTIMLLSWIWLMLENSLTELFTRVFKREIPQPLLRYATQMIHQESLFFVLPFFFITTTWNSGQLVFTGLLCIAALISIVDPLYYKWLAPRRWAFLALHTLTLFAALLTALPVIMHLTTSQSFKWALGTAVVLSFPSLASIFPIRTVRNALAILSITIGIGGVGWVLRSWVPPATLWMTDVAISTQVQDRVPGASLEQVSAEQIRNGGLYAYTAINAPRGLDERIYHVWQFNGKEVDRIALDIHGGRKEGYRAWTHKQVFPGNPVGDWQVRVLTEDDQVIGVLRFEVTDSTPTKEK, via the coding sequence ATGCCCAAATTGACCCTCCTGATCCAGCGCATCCTCGAACTGATGAAGCGCTACCCCGGGGTCATTGCGCTCGGCGGTTTCATCTCCGGAGTCGGCAGTTTCATCCTGGTCGACCGGCAACAGGGGCTGGCGAGCTGGATCACCACGATCATGCTGCTGAGCTGGATCTGGCTGATGCTGGAAAACAGCCTGACCGAGCTGTTCACCCGGGTTTTCAAACGGGAAATCCCCCAGCCGCTGCTGCGTTATGCGACGCAGATGATCCACCAGGAGAGCCTGTTTTTCGTCCTGCCGTTCTTCTTCATCACCACCACCTGGAACAGCGGTCAACTGGTGTTCACCGGTCTGCTGTGCATCGCCGCGCTGATCTCGATCGTCGACCCGCTCTACTACAAATGGCTGGCGCCGCGGCGCTGGGCGTTCCTGGCGTTGCATACCCTGACGCTGTTCGCTGCCCTGCTCACCGCGCTGCCGGTGATCATGCACCTGACCACCTCGCAGAGTTTCAAGTGGGCGCTGGGGACTGCCGTGGTGCTGTCGTTCCCGAGTCTGGCGTCGATCTTCCCGATCCGCACCGTGCGCAACGCGCTCGCGATCCTCAGCATCACCATCGGTATCGGCGGCGTCGGCTGGGTGCTGCGTTCGTGGGTGCCGCCGGCAACGCTGTGGATGACCGACGTGGCGATCAGCACCCAGGTGCAGGATCGCGTCCCCGGCGCCAGCCTGGAGCAAGTCAGTGCCGAGCAGATCCGCAACGGCGGGCTTTACGCCTATACCGCGATCAACGCACCGCGCGGGCTCGATGAGCGGATCTACCATGTGTGGCAGTTCAACGGCAAAGAGGTCGACCGGATCGCCCTCGACATCCACGGCGGGCGCAAGGAAGGCTATCGGGCGTGGACCCACAAGCAGGTTTTCCCCGGCAACCCGGTGGGTGACTGGCAGGTGCGGGTGCTGACCGAAGACGACCAGGTGATCGGCGTGCTGCGCTTCGAAGTCACGGACAGCACACCGACCAAAGAAAAGTAA
- a CDS encoding ABC transporter permease gives MTSSSMTGNARLDTSISPARLRVTGDWTLAHYAELKHLSETLRGQYDASTPIDLNGLGALDTAGASLLVELLGSERLGQSAEHPDCTISTADRALLQTVYRSLTDFCVPVKEPEISVSVQLLTRIGRAVDTVWQDTLQLLGFVGLILETIARSLFRPKRWRITPMIAHIEQTGLDAAPIVALLTFLVGAVVAFLGATVLASFGASVFTVDLVGFAFLREFGVLLTAILMAGRTASAFTAQIGSMKANEEIDAIRTLGLDPMELLVVPRVLALLVALPMLTFLAMICGIIGGAVVCAVSLDISPAMFLSLLQSDIGIQHFLVGLVKAPIFAFLIAAIGCLEGFKVSGSAESVGAHTTSSVVQSIFVVIVLDAVAALFFMEMGW, from the coding sequence ATGACCAGCAGCTCGATGACCGGTAATGCCCGTCTGGACACCTCGATCAGCCCTGCCCGCCTGCGGGTCACCGGGGACTGGACGCTTGCTCATTACGCCGAGCTCAAGCACCTGAGCGAAACGCTCCGCGGTCAGTACGACGCCAGCACCCCCATCGACCTCAACGGCCTCGGCGCCCTGGACACCGCTGGCGCCTCGCTGCTGGTGGAACTGCTCGGCTCCGAGCGTCTGGGCCAATCCGCCGAACACCCCGATTGCACGATTTCCACGGCCGACCGCGCGTTGCTGCAAACCGTCTATCGCTCGCTGACCGACTTCTGCGTGCCGGTCAAGGAACCGGAAATCAGCGTCAGCGTGCAATTGCTGACCCGCATCGGCCGGGCCGTCGACACGGTGTGGCAAGACACCCTGCAACTGCTCGGCTTCGTCGGCCTGATTCTTGAGACCATCGCCCGAAGCCTGTTTCGCCCCAAGCGCTGGCGGATCACGCCGATGATTGCGCACATCGAACAGACGGGCCTCGACGCTGCACCTATCGTGGCGTTGCTGACCTTTCTGGTGGGCGCCGTGGTGGCGTTTCTCGGCGCGACGGTGCTGGCCAGTTTCGGCGCCAGCGTGTTCACCGTGGACCTGGTGGGCTTCGCCTTCCTGCGCGAATTCGGCGTGTTGCTCACGGCGATCCTGATGGCCGGCCGCACCGCCAGTGCCTTTACCGCGCAGATCGGCTCGATGAAGGCCAACGAGGAAATCGACGCCATCCGCACCCTCGGCCTCGACCCCATGGAATTGCTGGTGGTGCCGCGGGTGCTGGCTTTGCTGGTGGCGCTGCCGATGCTGACCTTTCTGGCGATGATCTGCGGGATCATCGGCGGCGCGGTGGTCTGCGCGGTGTCGCTGGATATCTCGCCGGCGATGTTCCTGTCGCTGCTGCAAAGCGACATAGGGATTCAACATTTCCTGGTTGGCCTGGTCAAAGCCCCGATCTTTGCGTTCCTGATCGCCGCCATTGGCTGTCTGGAAGGCTTCAAGGTCAGCGGCAGCGCCGAATCGGTCGGCGCCCACACCACCTCCAGTGTGGTGCAATCGATTTTCGTGGTGATCGTGCTCGATGCGGTCGCCGCGTTGTTCTTCATGGAGATGGGTTGGTGA